One part of the Mesorhizobium sp. M4B.F.Ca.ET.058.02.1.1 genome encodes these proteins:
- a CDS encoding FAD-dependent monooxygenase: MSMSKTKVLIAGAGPTGLTLALWLTRLGVPVRIFDKAAAPGETSRALAVQARTLEFHRQIGIVDDVLAAGVRLERLTLHTPAGVAARLPLSDFGRGISLYSFAFALPQDIHERVLITHLERAGVEVERGTELVAFQDKGEAVIATLSRDGRPETVSAAYLAGCDGARSAVRHGLNIGFPGGTYEQSFYVADVKGSGEITPNGMDTTISSYGFAIVMPVRQSGSVRLIGIVPKAHEADETITFEAIRADVERDTGVKVHEVNWFSTYRVHHRVAERFRAGRVFLCGDAGHIHSPAGGQGMNTGMGDAVNLAWKLAAVVQGRADARLLDSYEPERIAFAHKLIESTDKVFRFVTSRSRLVGIFRRYLMPKIMNVALHTSFGSRAFFGVISQAAIEYRAGPISAGTAGKVSGGDRLPYVVGARGDNFEPLRSLDWQVHVYGEVNCDFRAMLAPSGIPVHAFAWSEAAGKAGLLRDAAYLVRPDGHVALASPIQEAATFQRYLAGLAIRPRTAERAPYRVAGTMHSLA, encoded by the coding sequence ATGAGCATGTCCAAGACCAAGGTCCTGATCGCCGGTGCCGGCCCGACCGGGCTGACGCTCGCGCTGTGGCTGACCAGACTCGGCGTGCCGGTGCGCATCTTCGACAAGGCCGCCGCTCCCGGCGAAACCTCTCGGGCGCTTGCCGTCCAGGCGCGCACGCTGGAGTTCCACCGCCAGATCGGCATCGTCGACGACGTGCTCGCCGCCGGCGTGCGGCTGGAGCGGCTGACCCTCCACACGCCGGCCGGCGTCGCGGCGAGGCTGCCGCTGTCGGATTTCGGCCGCGGCATCAGCCTCTACTCCTTCGCCTTCGCGCTGCCGCAGGACATCCACGAGCGCGTGCTGATCACGCATCTCGAGCGCGCCGGCGTCGAGGTCGAGCGCGGCACCGAGCTTGTCGCCTTCCAGGACAAGGGCGAAGCGGTCATCGCCACGCTGTCCCGGGACGGCCGCCCCGAGACCGTCAGCGCCGCCTATCTCGCCGGTTGCGACGGCGCCCGCAGCGCCGTGCGCCATGGGCTGAACATCGGCTTCCCCGGCGGCACCTACGAACAGTCGTTCTACGTCGCCGACGTCAAAGGCAGCGGCGAAATCACGCCCAACGGCATGGACACGACGATCAGCAGCTATGGCTTCGCCATCGTTATGCCTGTCCGGCAGTCGGGTTCGGTCAGGCTGATTGGCATCGTGCCGAAGGCGCATGAGGCCGACGAGACGATCACCTTCGAGGCGATCCGCGCCGATGTCGAACGCGACACCGGCGTCAAGGTCCATGAGGTCAACTGGTTCTCGACCTACCGCGTCCATCATCGCGTCGCGGAACGCTTCCGCGCCGGCCGCGTGTTCCTGTGCGGCGATGCCGGCCACATCCACAGCCCCGCCGGCGGCCAGGGCATGAACACCGGCATGGGCGATGCGGTGAACCTCGCCTGGAAGCTCGCCGCCGTGGTCCAGGGCCGCGCCGATGCCCGCCTGCTCGACAGCTATGAGCCGGAGCGCATCGCCTTCGCCCACAAGCTGATCGAAAGCACCGACAAGGTGTTCCGCTTCGTCACCAGCCGCTCGCGGCTCGTCGGTATTTTCCGGCGCTACCTGATGCCGAAGATCATGAACGTCGCGCTGCATACCTCGTTCGGCTCGCGTGCCTTCTTCGGCGTGATCTCGCAGGCGGCGATCGAGTACCGCGCCGGGCCGATCAGCGCGGGCACGGCCGGCAAGGTCAGCGGCGGCGACCGCCTGCCTTATGTGGTCGGCGCGAGGGGCGACAATTTCGAGCCGCTGCGCTCGCTGGACTGGCAGGTCCATGTCTATGGCGAGGTCAATTGCGATTTCCGGGCGATGCTCGCGCCGAGCGGCATTCCGGTCCACGCCTTCGCCTGGTCCGAAGCGGCCGGCAAAGCCGGCTTGCTGCGTGACGCCGCCTATCTGGTGAGGCCCGACGGCCATGTCGCGCTCGCCTCGCCCATCCAGGAGGCGGCGACTTTCCAGCGCTATCTCGCCGGCCTCGCCATCAGGCCGAGGACCGCCGAGCGCGCGCCTTACCGTGTGGCCGGCACCATGCACAGCCTGGCCTGA
- a CDS encoding efflux RND transporter permease subunit, which yields MTSFNLSEWALRHRSFVIYLMIAAALAGLYAYQGLGREEDPPFTIKTMVVKTMWPGATTSDTVEQITDRIEKKLEELPDLDYVKSYTKPGESVVFVNLKDTVAGDQVQPLWYQVRKKLDDIKPTLPSGVQGPFYNDEFGDTYSLIYALTSDSLSHRELKDLASSLRAGLLTVKDVAKVDLVGQQDEKIYLEFSTRKVAALGLDVGTLSQALQAQNELTPSGTVDAGPERIAIRVSGSFTSEESLKAINFYANGHYFRLGDVAEVKRAYSDPPQPLFRFNGRPAVGIAISMTAGGDALALGENVKEKMHEMEAELPLGAELGLVADQSHVVEESVGEFTKSLGEAIAIVLAVSLLALGWRPGIVVAVAIPLVLAITFVTMEYFGISLQRISLGALIIALGLLVDDAMIAVEMMISRMEEGHDKISAATYAYTSTAFPMLTGTLVTIAGFVPVGFAKSGAGEYCFSLFAVVGIALVVSWIVAVLFTPLTGVFLLPDRIKGHGSHQPSRIARVFQALLEMAMRAKWLVLSATAGLFALSVVAMGFVGQEFFPKSDRPEVMVDLTLPRTASIKATGAVVERVEKLLAADPDIDHWSFYVGQGAVRFYLPLDAQLANDFFAQAVVVTKGHAVRQAVIDRLEKKLSTGFDDVMARVTPLELGPPVGWPLKFRVSGPDPDKTRSLAQQFAQVLGSDAAVRNINYDWNEPAKVIKVEVDQDRARALGISSQQLSETINAVLSGSKITQMRDDTYLVDIIARAVEQERASIDTLRGLTISASGGRRVPLEQVATLSYQTEPPLIWRRGRLPTVTVQADVAPGSDAVSVARKLGTAIDAFKAELPARYSVEQGGVTEDSAKAQASIFVVFPLMLFIMATVLMIQLMSFQRLVLVLLTAPLALIGVAGALLISGAPMGFVAILGVMSLIGMVIRNSVILIAQIDQHIAAGEEPWAAVISATTHRLRPILLTAAAAILGMIPIAPTVFWGPMAYAVMGGLMVATVLTLVFLPTLYVTWFGIKAPTGATAATEPAMAIAEPQAIAA from the coding sequence ATGACCAGCTTCAACCTTTCCGAATGGGCGCTGCGCCACCGGAGCTTCGTCATCTACCTGATGATCGCTGCAGCACTTGCCGGCCTCTACGCCTATCAAGGCCTCGGCCGCGAGGAGGACCCGCCCTTCACCATCAAGACCATGGTGGTGAAGACGATGTGGCCCGGCGCCACGACCAGCGACACGGTCGAGCAGATCACCGACCGCATCGAGAAGAAGCTCGAGGAACTGCCCGATCTCGACTACGTAAAGAGCTACACCAAGCCCGGCGAATCCGTCGTGTTCGTCAACCTCAAGGACACGGTCGCGGGCGACCAGGTGCAGCCGCTCTGGTACCAGGTGCGCAAGAAGCTCGACGACATCAAGCCGACGCTGCCGTCCGGCGTCCAGGGCCCGTTTTACAATGACGAGTTCGGCGACACCTATTCGCTGATCTACGCGCTCACCTCCGACAGTCTCAGCCATCGCGAGCTGAAGGACTTGGCCAGCAGCCTGCGCGCCGGACTGCTCACCGTGAAGGATGTCGCCAAGGTCGACCTGGTCGGCCAGCAGGACGAGAAGATCTACCTCGAATTCTCGACGCGGAAGGTGGCGGCGCTCGGCCTCGACGTCGGCACGCTGTCGCAGGCGCTGCAGGCGCAAAACGAGCTGACGCCGAGCGGCACGGTCGATGCCGGTCCCGAGCGCATCGCCATCCGCGTCTCGGGCAGCTTCACCTCCGAGGAGAGCCTGAAGGCGATCAATTTCTACGCCAACGGCCACTATTTCCGGCTGGGCGACGTCGCCGAGGTCAAGCGCGCCTATTCCGATCCGCCGCAGCCGCTGTTCCGCTTCAACGGCAGGCCGGCGGTCGGCATCGCGATCTCGATGACTGCTGGCGGCGACGCACTGGCGCTCGGCGAAAACGTCAAGGAGAAGATGCACGAGATGGAGGCCGAGCTGCCGCTCGGCGCCGAGCTCGGCCTGGTCGCCGACCAGTCGCATGTGGTGGAAGAATCCGTCGGCGAGTTCACCAAAAGCCTCGGCGAAGCGATCGCTATCGTGCTTGCCGTCTCGCTGCTGGCGCTCGGCTGGCGCCCCGGCATCGTGGTCGCCGTCGCCATCCCGCTGGTGCTGGCGATCACCTTCGTCACCATGGAGTATTTCGGCATCTCGCTGCAGCGCATCTCGCTCGGCGCGCTGATCATCGCGCTCGGCTTGCTGGTCGACGACGCCATGATCGCCGTCGAGATGATGATCTCGCGCATGGAGGAAGGCCACGACAAGATCTCGGCCGCCACCTATGCCTATACGTCCACCGCCTTCCCGATGCTCACCGGCACGCTGGTGACGATCGCCGGCTTCGTGCCGGTCGGCTTCGCCAAGAGCGGCGCCGGCGAATACTGCTTCTCGCTGTTCGCGGTCGTCGGCATCGCGCTGGTCGTCTCCTGGATCGTGGCGGTGCTGTTCACGCCGCTCACTGGCGTGTTCCTTTTGCCCGATCGCATCAAGGGCCACGGCAGCCATCAGCCTTCGCGCATCGCCCGCGTCTTCCAGGCACTGCTCGAGATGGCGATGCGGGCGAAATGGCTGGTGCTGTCGGCGACCGCCGGGCTGTTCGCGCTGTCGGTCGTTGCCATGGGCTTCGTCGGCCAGGAGTTCTTCCCGAAGTCCGACCGGCCGGAGGTCATGGTCGACCTCACCCTGCCGCGCACCGCCTCGATCAAGGCGACCGGCGCGGTGGTGGAGCGCGTGGAAAAGCTGCTCGCCGCCGATCCGGACATCGACCATTGGAGCTTCTATGTCGGCCAGGGCGCGGTCCGCTTCTACCTGCCGCTCGACGCGCAGCTCGCCAATGACTTCTTCGCCCAGGCGGTGGTGGTGACCAAGGGTCACGCCGTGCGCCAGGCCGTCATCGACCGGCTGGAGAAGAAGCTGTCGACCGGCTTCGACGACGTCATGGCTCGCGTCACGCCGCTCGAGCTCGGCCCGCCGGTCGGCTGGCCGCTAAAATTCCGCGTCAGCGGTCCGGACCCGGACAAGACACGCAGCCTCGCGCAGCAGTTCGCGCAGGTGCTGGGGAGCGATGCCGCGGTGCGCAACATCAACTACGACTGGAACGAGCCGGCAAAGGTCATCAAGGTCGAGGTCGACCAGGACCGGGCGCGCGCACTTGGCATCTCCTCGCAGCAGCTTTCCGAGACGATCAACGCGGTCCTGTCGGGCTCGAAGATCACGCAGATGCGCGACGACACCTACCTCGTCGACATCATCGCCCGCGCCGTGGAACAGGAACGCGCCAGTATCGACACGCTGCGCGGCCTGACGATCAGCGCGTCGGGCGGACGCCGCGTGCCGCTCGAGCAGGTGGCGACGCTCTCCTACCAGACCGAACCGCCGCTGATCTGGCGCCGCGGCCGCCTGCCGACGGTGACCGTCCAGGCCGACGTCGCGCCGGGCAGCGATGCCGTCTCGGTGGCGCGCAAGCTCGGCACGGCGATCGACGCCTTCAAGGCGGAGCTGCCGGCCCGCTATAGCGTCGAGCAGGGCGGCGTCACGGAAGACAGCGCCAAGGCGCAGGCCAGCATCTTCGTGGTCTTCCCGCTGATGCTGTTCATCATGGCGACCGTGCTGATGATCCAGCTGATGAGCTTCCAGCGCCTGGTGCTGGTGCTGCTCACCGCACCGCTGGCGCTGATCGGCGTCGCCGGCGCGCTGCTCATCTCCGGCGCACCGATGGGCTTCGTCGCCATCCTCGGGGTGATGTCGCTGATCGGCATGGTGATCCGCAACTCGGTGATCCTGATCGCGCAGATCGACCAGCATATAGCCGCAGGCGAAGAGCCCTGGGCGGCAGTGATCAGCGCCACGACGCACCGGCTGCGGCCGATCCTGCTGACGGCGGCGGCCGCCATCCTCGGCATGATCCCGATCGCGCCGACCGTATTCTGGGGGCCGATGGCCTATGCGGTGATGGGCGGCCTGATGGTGGCGACGGTGCTGACGCTGGTCTTCCTGCCGACGCTCTACGTCACCTGGTTCGGCATCAAGGCGCCGACCGGAGCGACAGCCGCCACCGAGCCCGCCATGGCTATTGCCGAGCCGCAAGCCATCGCCGCCTGA
- a CDS encoding AraC family transcriptional regulator — protein MHPTEKALWFVESHLPDAISLDDVAQSSGVSRFHVTRAFGAATGRSVMGYMRARRLSEAARKLAGGAPDILSVALEAGYGSHEAFTRAFRDQFGTTPELVRAQGSTNTLDLVEPILMDQSFLSNLEPPRFETSRPFLIAGLGVRYSCETSAGIPMLWQRFGPYIGNIPGETGDVAYGVCVNGDDAGNFDYVAGVEVADFSELPKEFFRVRVPAQKYAVFAHREHISTIRRTVNTIWNKWLPASGHEVADAPEFERYGPEFDPRSGNGGLEIWIPVKG, from the coding sequence ATGCACCCGACCGAGAAAGCGCTGTGGTTTGTCGAAAGCCATCTGCCGGACGCGATTTCGCTTGACGATGTCGCGCAAAGCAGCGGCGTGTCGCGTTTCCATGTGACGCGCGCGTTCGGCGCCGCCACCGGGCGCTCGGTGATGGGCTACATGCGCGCGCGCCGCCTGAGCGAGGCGGCGCGCAAGCTTGCCGGCGGCGCGCCCGATATTCTTTCGGTCGCGCTCGAAGCTGGCTACGGCTCGCATGAGGCTTTCACCCGCGCCTTCCGCGACCAGTTCGGCACCACGCCGGAACTGGTGCGCGCGCAAGGCTCGACCAACACCCTAGACCTCGTGGAGCCGATCCTGATGGACCAGTCGTTTCTCAGCAATCTCGAACCGCCGCGCTTCGAGACCAGCCGCCCCTTCCTCATCGCCGGGCTCGGCGTACGCTATAGCTGCGAGACAAGCGCCGGCATTCCGATGCTGTGGCAGCGTTTCGGACCCTATATCGGCAACATCCCCGGCGAGACCGGCGACGTCGCCTACGGCGTCTGCGTCAACGGCGACGACGCCGGCAATTTCGACTATGTCGCCGGCGTCGAGGTCGCTGACTTTTCGGAGCTGCCTAAGGAGTTCTTTCGCGTGCGCGTGCCGGCGCAGAAATACGCCGTCTTTGCCCATCGCGAGCACATCTCGACCATCCGCCGCACGGTCAACACGATCTGGAACAAATGGTTGCCGGCCTCCGGGCACGAGGTCGCCGATGCCCCGGAATTCGAGCGCTACGGGCCCGAATTTGATCCGCGCAGCGGCAATGGCGGGCTGGAAATCTGGATACCGGTGAAGGGCTAG
- a CDS encoding winged helix-turn-helix domain-containing protein, which yields MTTAAADQVYRFGGFTLDLAMGTLRGVNEPLFLRPKAYALLSHLARNMGRVVPKAELMDVVWPGVYVTEDSLTQSVREIRKVLGEEMVRTVSKRGYMLAGEAEPPPEMSSQPIVAVVRFRNESGNPADEAMVDGFAEDLINGVARFGTVTVLARNSSFSFSSFGRGEWPQIRARIGADYLVEGSLRRQGEHVVVAVSLVDIATASQLWGDRYQSQGAGLFATGGEIVEQIVSRLVTRVTNAGLEQASRKPVTSLAAYELLLRGFALLRDPAQTDQRGAEALFEAAIAKDPNYGLAYTYLALARSLDGEFGRASDAVLQNARDLADKGLALSPDQPTGHRVQSLIRLYMRDHEAAEHHMRIALQLNPCDADSIEQMGMLLTMRGRPLEALTWLARGIRIDPLHPHWYQFDRALALYMMGEYRQAAEALELATRPAPWIRTRLAACYAQMGDMERARRQIALIEEGDAFAPLDYALRGVPFENRADAEHLAEGVRLALGEV from the coding sequence ATGACCACGGCGGCTGCCGATCAGGTATACCGGTTTGGCGGGTTCACGCTCGACCTCGCCATGGGCACGTTGCGCGGCGTCAACGAGCCGCTGTTCCTGCGCCCGAAGGCCTACGCCCTGCTTTCGCATCTTGCCCGAAACATGGGCCGTGTCGTGCCGAAAGCGGAGTTGATGGACGTTGTCTGGCCGGGCGTCTACGTCACCGAGGACTCGCTCACGCAGTCGGTGCGCGAAATCCGCAAGGTGCTTGGCGAGGAAATGGTGCGCACCGTCTCCAAGCGCGGCTACATGCTTGCCGGGGAGGCGGAACCCCCGCCCGAGATGAGCTCCCAGCCGATCGTGGCGGTCGTTCGCTTTCGCAACGAGAGCGGCAATCCGGCCGACGAAGCGATGGTCGACGGCTTTGCCGAGGATCTGATCAACGGCGTGGCCCGCTTCGGTACAGTCACCGTGCTGGCGCGCAATTCGAGCTTTTCCTTCTCCTCCTTCGGCCGTGGCGAGTGGCCGCAGATCCGTGCCCGCATCGGCGCCGACTACCTGGTCGAAGGGTCGCTGCGCCGGCAAGGCGAGCATGTCGTGGTGGCCGTCAGCCTGGTCGACATCGCGACCGCCAGCCAGCTCTGGGGCGACCGCTACCAGTCGCAGGGCGCTGGTCTGTTCGCGACCGGAGGCGAGATCGTCGAGCAGATCGTCAGCCGGCTGGTCACGCGGGTCACCAATGCCGGGCTGGAACAGGCCTCACGCAAGCCGGTGACCAGCCTCGCCGCCTATGAGCTTCTGCTGCGCGGTTTTGCGCTGCTGCGCGATCCGGCCCAGACCGACCAGCGCGGCGCCGAGGCATTGTTCGAGGCGGCCATCGCCAAGGATCCGAATTATGGGCTGGCCTACACCTATCTCGCCCTGGCGCGCTCGCTGGACGGGGAGTTCGGCCGCGCCAGCGACGCGGTGCTGCAGAACGCGCGTGACCTTGCCGACAAGGGCCTGGCCTTGTCGCCGGACCAGCCGACCGGCCACCGCGTGCAATCGCTGATCCGCCTCTACATGCGCGACCACGAGGCGGCCGAGCACCACATGCGCATCGCGCTGCAGCTCAATCCCTGCGATGCCGACAGCATCGAGCAGATGGGCATGCTGCTGACCATGCGCGGCCGGCCGCTGGAGGCGCTGACCTGGCTGGCGCGCGGCATCCGCATCGATCCCTTGCACCCGCACTGGTACCAGTTCGACCGTGCGCTGGCGCTCTACATGATGGGGGAATACCGGCAGGCGGCGGAAGCGCTGGAGCTGGCCACGCGTCCGGCGCCCTGGATCCGGACGCGGCTGGCGGCCTGCTATGCCCAGATGGGCGACATGGAAAGGGCGCGGCGGCAGATCGCCCTCATCGAGGAGGGCGATGCTTTTGCGCCGCTCGACTACGCGTTGCGCGGCGTGCCCTTCGAGAACCGGGCCGATGCCGAGCATCTCGCCGAAGGCGTGCGACTTGCCCTCGGCGAGGTTTAG